From a region of the Butyrivibrio sp. AE3004 genome:
- a CDS encoding ABC transporter ATP-binding protein, whose amino-acid sequence MSENILEFKNLGFKYRAQAKPTLFNIDLKIKKGEKLLIAGPSGCGKSTLGSLINGLIPFSYKGDITGYLLIKGKDSKEMSIFDISHIVGTVLQDSDAQFVGMTVAEDLAFALENDCVLLPDMKKRVDEVATMLDLKDFLLHAPAELSGGQKQRVSVGGVLASDVDLFLFDEPLANLDPKTGKQAIELIDELQKKTGAAVVIIEHRLEDVLHRHVDRIVLMQEGHIVADESPDELLSKGLLAECGVREPLYLTALKYAGVSIEKNMRPSSINTLLLSEDNKEQLKKFMKDVHKEKKASAKKELLVTKNLSFTYEKMKKRALNNITTAISQGEMVAIVGTNGAGKSTFSKVICGMEREDEGQIFFEGSDFSMLSIKERAAYVGYVMQNPNQMISKVMIMDEVAMGLRLRGVPEEEVQEKVIKALKICGLYTMRNWPISALSYGQKKRVTICSILVLEPKVLILDEPTAGQDYRHYTKIMEFLRQLNEQGITIIMITHDMHLMLEYADRGIVFSGGEIIADKTCAEILTDSEIVDRASLKETSLYNLAKMCGIEDGAGFVQDFIDYERENMRGLCDE is encoded by the coding sequence ATGAGTGAAAATATACTGGAATTTAAGAATCTTGGATTTAAATATAGGGCGCAGGCTAAGCCTACGCTCTTTAATATTGACCTGAAAATCAAAAAGGGTGAAAAACTTCTTATCGCAGGCCCGTCCGGCTGTGGCAAGTCCACTTTGGGGAGTCTTATAAACGGACTTATTCCATTTTCCTATAAGGGTGATATTACTGGCTATCTATTAATAAAAGGTAAAGATTCAAAGGAAATGTCAATCTTTGATATATCACATATCGTCGGAACTGTTCTTCAGGACAGTGATGCCCAGTTTGTAGGGATGACAGTTGCGGAAGATCTTGCTTTTGCATTGGAGAATGATTGTGTGCTTCTTCCCGATATGAAAAAGAGAGTGGATGAAGTAGCTACAATGCTGGACCTTAAGGATTTTCTGCTCCATGCGCCTGCTGAACTTTCCGGCGGACAAAAGCAGAGAGTCTCTGTGGGAGGTGTTCTGGCAAGTGACGTGGATCTCTTTTTATTTGATGAGCCTCTTGCTAATCTTGATCCCAAGACCGGAAAGCAGGCGATAGAGCTTATAGATGAACTTCAAAAGAAGACAGGTGCTGCTGTTGTTATAATTGAGCATCGACTTGAGGATGTTCTGCACAGGCATGTAGATAGAATTGTTTTGATGCAGGAAGGCCATATTGTTGCGGATGAAAGTCCTGATGAGCTCCTTTCAAAAGGGCTGCTTGCCGAATGCGGAGTAAGAGAGCCGCTGTATCTCACAGCTCTTAAATATGCAGGAGTAAGTATTGAGAAAAACATGCGTCCATCTTCTATTAATACGTTGCTCCTTTCAGAAGATAACAAAGAGCAGTTAAAGAAGTTTATGAAGGATGTTCACAAAGAGAAAAAAGCTTCTGCAAAGAAAGAACTTCTTGTGACAAAGAATCTTTCCTTTACTTATGAGAAGATGAAAAAGCGAGCTCTTAATAACATCACTACCGCGATATCCCAGGGAGAAATGGTGGCGATCGTCGGAACCAACGGAGCCGGGAAGTCCACTTTTTCCAAGGTAATCTGCGGTATGGAGAGGGAAGATGAAGGGCAGATATTTTTTGAAGGCAGCGATTTTTCCATGCTGTCAATCAAGGAGAGAGCGGCTTATGTGGGCTATGTGATGCAAAATCCGAACCAGATGATCTCCAAGGTCATGATAATGGATGAAGTCGCTATGGGGCTAAGACTTCGGGGAGTTCCCGAGGAAGAGGTTCAGGAAAAGGTTATAAAGGCGCTCAAGATCTGCGGGCTCTATACGATGCGAAACTGGCCTATATCAGCGCTTTCCTATGGGCAGAAGAAGAGAGTTACCATATGCTCGATTCTTGTACTTGAGCCAAAGGTTCTTATCCTGGATGAGCCCACTGCGGGACAGGATTACAGGCATTACACTAAGATAATGGAGTTTTTGAGACAGCTGAACGAGCAGGGAATTACGATAATCATGATAACTCACGATATGCATCTTATGCTGGAGTATGCGGACAGAGGTATTGTCTTTTCCGGTGGTGAGATCATAGCGGATAAGACCTGCGCAGAGATTTTGACGGATTCAGAAATTGTCGACAGGGCAAGTCTCAAAGAGACAAGTCTTTATAATCTGGCAAAAATGTGCGGTATTGAGGATGGTGCCGGCTTTGTTCAGGACTTTATCGATTATGAGCGGGAAAATATGAGAGGATTATGCGATGAATAA
- a CDS encoding mechanosensitive ion channel has protein sequence MLDFSNFMTGIFGGLGKVMVALVILLIAYIVASIAKSLIIKLMTHTKLGFIVSRADGQRPGVTITYISKLVYVLVFMLFIPAIFGALGIDSISSPIMGLLNTIWGYAPNVVAAVIVLFVGNLIASAVRGLLEPLFAKLKVDELQTKAGIEVKDTARLSYTLAYIVYVLIMIPVFIVALNTLKIEAITEPAVNMLTIVVNYIPRVVVACMVVFVGYLIGKFSGNIISQLLASTGVDKKLTDVTDGKTEKFVLSKVTGKIVQVVINIIFIVQGFAVVDLKLLTDIGAAVISYMPKVLAAIIVLTLAYFAGILAEKALKKNGMDGYAMISKAVIFVIGVFMVLNQLGIATVIVNSAFIIIVASLAIAFAISFGFGGRNFAARQLDKLDKYIEDNSKKE, from the coding sequence ATGTTAGATTTTTCAAATTTTATGACGGGCATATTTGGGGGCCTGGGGAAAGTAATGGTGGCGCTTGTCATCCTTCTCATTGCGTATATCGTCGCATCGATTGCCAAATCACTTATAATCAAGCTCATGACACATACGAAGCTTGGCTTCATCGTATCGAGAGCTGACGGACAAAGACCCGGTGTGACAATAACCTACATAAGCAAGCTTGTCTATGTTCTTGTGTTTATGCTTTTTATTCCGGCAATTTTCGGAGCACTGGGGATTGACAGTATTTCTTCTCCCATAATGGGACTGCTTAATACGATCTGGGGATACGCTCCTAACGTTGTGGCAGCGGTTATCGTTCTTTTTGTTGGTAATCTGATAGCAAGTGCAGTCAGAGGCCTTCTTGAACCACTGTTTGCAAAGCTTAAGGTTGATGAGCTTCAGACTAAGGCAGGCATCGAGGTTAAGGATACAGCAAGACTTTCATACACACTTGCTTATATCGTGTATGTTCTTATAATGATTCCTGTTTTCATAGTTGCGCTCAACACTCTCAAGATTGAAGCCATAACTGAGCCGGCTGTGAACATGCTCACAATTGTAGTAAACTATATTCCTCGTGTTGTTGTAGCCTGCATGGTTGTATTTGTGGGATATCTTATCGGTAAATTCTCGGGAAATATAATTTCACAGCTCCTTGCTTCAACGGGCGTGGATAAAAAGCTCACAGATGTGACGGACGGGAAGACAGAAAAATTTGTTTTGTCTAAGGTTACAGGCAAAATAGTGCAGGTGGTTATCAATATCATCTTTATTGTGCAGGGCTTTGCGGTTGTTGACTTAAAGCTCCTGACAGATATAGGCGCTGCTGTTATCAGCTATATGCCAAAGGTGCTTGCTGCTATTATAGTTCTTACTCTTGCATATTTTGCGGGTATTCTTGCAGAGAAAGCTCTTAAGAAAAATGGCATGGACGGATATGCAATGATCTCAAAAGCGGTTATCTTTGTGATCGGTGTGTTCATGGTCTTAAACCAGCTTGGCATAGCAACCGTAATAGTGAATTCAGCATTCATAATCATTGTAGCTTCGCTTGCAATAGCATTTGCCATATCCTTTGGTTTTGGCGGCAGGAATTTTGCTGCAAGACAGCTTGATAAACTTGATAAGTACATTGAAGATAACAGTAAGAAAGAATAA
- the nusB gene encoding transcription antitermination factor NusB: protein MKRSELREQVFQLLFRVEFNTPEEMREQEDLFIETNDLNMSEKDVSYVKERYESIAEKLPEIDKLINEVTTGWDTGRIGKVELAILRLAVYEIKFDDSIPTGVAINEAVELSKKFGQDGASSFVNGVLAKFA, encoded by the coding sequence ATGAAAAGATCAGAATTAAGAGAACAGGTTTTTCAGCTTCTTTTTCGTGTTGAATTTAATACGCCTGAGGAAATGAGAGAACAGGAAGACCTGTTCATTGAAACTAATGACCTGAATATGAGTGAGAAGGATGTGAGCTATGTTAAGGAGCGTTATGAGAGCATAGCTGAGAAACTTCCTGAGATTGACAAGCTTATAAATGAAGTGACAACCGGATGGGACACAGGCAGAATCGGTAAGGTTGAACTTGCTATCCTGAGACTTGCTGTTTATGAGATAAAGTTTGACGATTCAATTCCTACCGGAGTTGCAATTAACGAGGCGGTTGAGCTGTCTAAGAAGTTCGGACAGGATGGAGCTTCCTCCTTTGTAAACGGAGTGCTTGCAAAGTTTGCGTAA
- a CDS encoding peptide chain release factor 3 — protein sequence MSNNQITEEINKRRTFAIISHPDAGKTTLTEKFLLYGGAINLAGSVKGKATARHAVSDWMEIEKQRGISVTSSVLQFNFEDCCINILDTPGHQDFSEDTYRTLMAADSAVMVIDASKGVEPQTKKLFKVCTMRHIPIFTFINKLDRDAMDTYELLDDIEDHLGIATCPMNLPIGSGKNFKGIYDRSEKHVVTFQDTMKGTKEGTETIIPMDDRDQLIATIGEEALENLEGEIELMDGAGAEFDLDEVRAGKLTPVFFGSALQNFGVELFLHNFLQMATPPSGRTASDGEVIDPLEHEFTAFVFKIQANMNKAHRDRVAFMRICSGRYDADKEVKHIQSGKVFRLSQPQQLMADERKILSEAYAGDIMGVFDPGIFSIGDTVCMPKDSVTYEGIPTFAPEHFARVRQVDTMKRKQFVKGIEQIAQEGAIQIFQEFNMGMEEIIVGVVGVLQFDVLKFRLQSEYNVEIILDMLPYEYIRWVDNEDVDMNSLVGTSDMKKIKDMNGRPLLIFINEWSPQMVIDRNKGLSLSEFRKN from the coding sequence ATGAGTAACAACCAGATTACAGAAGAGATAAATAAGAGACGAACATTTGCAATTATTTCCCACCCCGATGCAGGTAAGACAACACTTACGGAGAAGTTCCTTCTCTATGGTGGAGCGATCAACCTTGCGGGTTCCGTTAAGGGTAAGGCGACAGCAAGACATGCCGTATCAGACTGGATGGAGATAGAGAAGCAGAGAGGTATTTCGGTTACATCTTCTGTACTTCAGTTTAACTTTGAGGATTGCTGTATCAATATTCTTGATACACCCGGACACCAGGATTTCTCAGAGGATACATACAGAACACTTATGGCTGCGGATTCAGCGGTCATGGTCATTGATGCCAGTAAGGGCGTTGAGCCTCAGACCAAGAAGCTTTTTAAGGTCTGCACGATGAGGCATATTCCGATTTTTACATTTATAAACAAGCTTGACAGAGATGCCATGGATACATATGAGCTGCTTGATGATATTGAGGATCATCTTGGAATAGCTACGTGCCCTATGAATCTTCCTATCGGATCAGGTAAGAATTTCAAGGGAATCTATGATAGAAGTGAGAAACACGTTGTGACTTTCCAGGATACCATGAAGGGAACCAAGGAAGGTACTGAGACCATAATTCCTATGGATGACAGAGATCAGCTTATCGCTACCATTGGCGAAGAGGCTCTTGAAAATCTTGAGGGCGAGATCGAGCTTATGGACGGAGCAGGTGCAGAATTTGACCTTGACGAGGTTCGTGCCGGAAAGCTTACACCGGTATTTTTCGGTTCAGCACTTCAGAATTTCGGAGTTGAACTTTTCCTGCATAATTTCCTTCAGATGGCTACTCCGCCAAGCGGAAGAACAGCATCAGATGGCGAGGTCATTGATCCCTTGGAGCATGAATTCACAGCCTTTGTATTTAAGATTCAGGCCAACATGAACAAGGCTCACAGAGACAGAGTTGCCTTCATGAGAATCTGCTCGGGACGCTATGATGCCGATAAGGAAGTTAAACATATCCAGTCCGGCAAGGTTTTCAGATTATCACAGCCTCAGCAGCTTATGGCAGATGAGAGGAAAATCTTAAGTGAGGCCTATGCAGGTGATATAATGGGAGTGTTCGATCCGGGTATTTTTTCAATAGGTGATACCGTCTGCATGCCTAAGGATTCGGTAACCTATGAAGGTATTCCTACATTTGCTCCCGAACACTTTGCAAGAGTACGACAGGTAGATACCATGAAACGTAAGCAGTTCGTCAAAGGTATCGAGCAGATAGCACAGGAAGGTGCAATTCAGATTTTCCAGGAATTTAATATGGGTATGGAGGAAATCATCGTAGGCGTTGTCGGTGTCCTCCAGTTTGATGTGCTTAAATTCAGACTTCAGAGTGAATATAATGTCGAAATTATTCTGGATATGTTACCATATGAGTATATCCGATGGGTTGATAATGAGGATGTTGATATGAACTCACTTGTTGGAACTTCAGATATGAAGAAGATTAAGGATATGAATGGAAGACCGCTTCTTATCTTTATCAACGAGTGGAGCCCTCAGATGGTTATAGACAGAAACAAGGGACTTTCACTTAGTGAATTCAGGAAGAACTAA
- a CDS encoding phosphopentomutase has product MGRIFLIVLDSFGVGEEPDAAEYGDFDVNTIRSCATSEYFSMPNMGAMGLFNIDGVDCRPSVDNPTGAYARCQEASKDKDTTTGHWEIAGVISPKPMPKFPDGFPQEFLDAFSKRVGRGVICNKPYSGTQVINDYGDEHVKTGDLIVYTSADSVFQIAAHEDIVPLETLYEYCHIAREMLQGDLGVGRVIARPFVGTSGNYTRTPHRHDYSLEPPKTTMLDQLKAAGKDVLGVGKIRDIFEGKGLTEFVFSESNADGIEKTLAYMDRDFDGLCFVNLVDFDMLYGHRRDIDGYAKALNYFDSKLPEMVAKMRDDDIIMMTADHGCDPAYLKTTDHTREYIPFIMYGKNVTPKNLGTRSTFADIGATVLDYFGIKPEFEGTSML; this is encoded by the coding sequence ATGGGAAGAATTTTTCTTATAGTACTTGATAGTTTTGGCGTCGGAGAAGAGCCTGATGCTGCAGAGTACGGAGATTTTGATGTAAATACAATAAGGTCATGCGCTACCAGTGAGTATTTCAGCATGCCTAACATGGGAGCAATGGGACTGTTCAACATTGATGGCGTTGACTGCAGGCCGTCAGTCGATAATCCGACAGGTGCATATGCCAGATGCCAGGAGGCAAGTAAGGATAAGGACACTACTACAGGACACTGGGAGATTGCAGGCGTGATATCACCTAAGCCAATGCCGAAATTCCCTGACGGATTTCCGCAGGAGTTTCTTGATGCGTTCAGTAAGCGTGTCGGAAGAGGTGTGATATGTAATAAGCCTTATTCAGGAACTCAGGTTATAAATGATTACGGCGATGAGCATGTTAAGACAGGAGATCTTATCGTCTATACATCCGCAGACAGTGTGTTCCAGATTGCGGCACATGAGGATATAGTTCCTCTTGAAACTCTCTATGAGTATTGCCATATTGCAAGAGAGATGCTTCAGGGAGACCTTGGTGTTGGCCGTGTAATTGCTAGACCTTTCGTTGGTACAAGTGGCAATTATACGAGAACTCCTCACAGACATGATTATTCACTTGAGCCTCCGAAGACAACCATGCTTGATCAGCTAAAGGCAGCAGGTAAGGATGTTCTCGGAGTTGGTAAGATAAGGGATATCTTTGAAGGTAAAGGCCTTACGGAGTTTGTTTTCTCCGAGAGCAATGCCGATGGAATTGAGAAGACACTTGCGTACATGGACAGAGATTTTGACGGACTCTGCTTCGTGAATCTGGTAGATTTCGATATGCTTTACGGACACAGAAGAGATATCGATGGCTATGCTAAGGCACTTAATTACTTTGACAGCAAGCTTCCCGAGATGGTCGCTAAGATGCGTGATGATGACATCATTATGATGACCGCTGATCACGGCTGCGATCCTGCATATCTTAAAACCACGGACCATACGAGAGAGTACATTCCTTTCATTATGTATGGTAAGAATGTTACACCGAAGAACCTCGGAACAAGGAGCACTTTCGCTGATATCGGAGCCACTGTTCTCGACTACTTTGGAATCAAACCGGAGTTTGAAGGAACGTCAATGCTATAA
- a CDS encoding energy-coupling factor transporter transmembrane component T family protein, producing the protein MNNLFNYIDRQSPIHELTGATKLVCLLLWSLAAMTTYDTRLLAVLSVLGIALFPIGRIKLKDVTFMLVFTLVFLVLNTVLVYLFSPRHGCGVYGSTTFLFGLSGYFAPTAEQLFFQLNYILKYFATIPFVLLFVCTTNPSEFAASLNKIGVPYSVAYSVALALRYIPDIQKQYHEISQASQARGIELSKKASLINRLKAASAILIPLVLSSMDRIEVIANAMELRCFGKNKKRTWYMEKKFRWADYLCILVCALLFATSLTLTHINGSRFYNPFR; encoded by the coding sequence ATGAATAATCTTTTTAATTATATAGACAGACAGTCTCCGATTCATGAGCTTACAGGTGCGACCAAGCTGGTATGCCTTCTTTTGTGGAGCCTTGCTGCGATGACGACCTATGATACAAGGCTTCTTGCTGTTTTGTCAGTACTTGGGATCGCACTTTTTCCTATAGGCAGGATAAAGCTGAAGGATGTAACCTTTATGCTGGTATTTACTTTGGTTTTTCTTGTGCTGAATACAGTGCTTGTGTATTTGTTTTCGCCGCGTCATGGCTGCGGAGTTTACGGAAGTACGACATTCCTCTTTGGGCTTTCGGGATATTTTGCCCCCACTGCAGAGCAGCTTTTTTTTCAGCTTAATTATATTCTGAAGTACTTTGCGACGATTCCGTTTGTGCTTTTGTTTGTCTGCACCACGAATCCCAGTGAATTTGCCGCATCACTTAATAAGATAGGGGTCCCGTATTCAGTAGCCTATTCTGTGGCGCTGGCGCTTCGCTACATACCAGATATACAAAAGCAGTATCACGAGATCAGCCAGGCATCACAGGCCAGGGGAATAGAACTTAGTAAAAAGGCATCGCTTATAAATAGGCTTAAGGCTGCTTCAGCAATCCTGATCCCGCTGGTGCTCAGCAGTATGGATAGAATAGAAGTTATCGCAAATGCTATGGAGCTTCGCTGCTTTGGAAAGAATAAAAAGCGAACCTGGTATATGGAGAAAAAATTCAGATGGGCCGACTATCTCTGCATCCTTGTATGTGCGCTTCTCTTTGCGACATCACTTACGCTTACGCATATTAATGGAAGCAGATTCTACAATCCGTTCAGGTGA
- a CDS encoding transglutaminase domain-containing protein, with protein sequence MGTMIAGCGDTTANVKEFIQENNPLNSADSLSFGADKDSDDETEAVESAQDEENLNLEEGGFDTDAFSMSREEFEQGSSAHAANKNESDDSTNAADEDESDVGIDAANENLERNDSNGRKNSSDTDNVGSNVQGSNAVGNNSDSAGESTMASNTASSVFDPDKVNKAIDDLITQIEIETGRTGRRKNVEETDKKSGKDATTYFSDTYQEAQRASLGLSSVDIEELKKTQAGNYAFEHLTKEGQTLYVELLRIIQKRAEDVVVSTLDEEVLDVVCQFVLADHPELFYMDGYTYTRYTVAGVLKKISFTGNYIYSDEEIADRLNRINDYVNTCLSEVPSDADDYTKVKYVYDYLITNTEYDAKAPDNQNICSVFLYGRSVCQGYAKATQYLLNKLGVPTTLVTGKVNGIGHAWNLVLVDGEYTYVDTTWGDSSYQKLEAGDDNSQKLPLINYTYLCCTTQDIEKTHVIAETLPVPECTSMKNNYYVREGEYFTEVDMNALENLFKRSYAIGSNNVTIKCSTKNIYDEFKKTLFTDKTVFRLMEGSNNTVSYSSFETQYILVIWLY encoded by the coding sequence ATGGGGACGATGATCGCAGGTTGTGGCGATACGACTGCAAATGTGAAGGAATTCATACAGGAAAATAATCCGCTAAATAGCGCAGACTCTCTGAGTTTTGGAGCAGATAAAGATTCTGATGATGAAACTGAAGCTGTGGAAAGCGCTCAGGATGAGGAAAACCTTAACCTTGAGGAAGGCGGCTTCGACACGGATGCATTTTCCATGAGCAGAGAAGAATTCGAGCAGGGCAGTAGTGCTCATGCCGCAAATAAAAATGAATCGGATGACAGTACCAATGCTGCGGATGAAGATGAATCGGATGTCGGAATTGATGCTGCGAATGAAAACTTAGAGAGAAATGATTCTAACGGCCGAAAGAATAGCAGCGATACTGATAATGTAGGAAGCAATGTTCAGGGCAGTAATGCCGTAGGCAATAACTCCGATTCTGCCGGCGAATCTACCATGGCATCAAACACAGCTTCTTCCGTTTTTGATCCTGACAAAGTAAACAAAGCCATCGATGACCTTATCACTCAGATTGAGATAGAGACAGGCCGCACCGGCAGAAGAAAAAATGTTGAGGAGACCGATAAGAAATCCGGGAAGGATGCTACCACCTACTTTAGTGATACCTATCAGGAAGCACAGAGAGCATCCCTTGGTCTTTCTTCTGTGGATATTGAAGAACTCAAAAAAACGCAGGCAGGTAATTATGCCTTTGAGCATCTTACGAAAGAAGGACAGACTCTGTATGTGGAGCTTTTGAGAATAATTCAGAAGCGTGCTGAGGATGTGGTAGTATCAACTCTTGACGAAGAGGTACTTGATGTGGTCTGTCAGTTTGTGCTTGCAGATCACCCTGAGCTTTTTTACATGGATGGATATACCTACACCAGATATACGGTGGCGGGAGTTCTGAAAAAGATATCTTTTACGGGAAACTATATCTACAGCGATGAGGAGATCGCAGACAGATTAAACAGGATCAATGATTATGTAAATACATGTCTTTCGGAAGTACCTTCAGATGCTGATGACTATACAAAAGTAAAGTATGTTTATGATTATCTGATCACTAATACGGAGTACGATGCCAAGGCTCCGGACAATCAGAATATCTGCTCGGTATTTTTATACGGCAGATCCGTGTGTCAGGGTTATGCCAAGGCAACACAGTATTTGCTTAATAAACTCGGGGTACCTACAACACTTGTCACAGGAAAAGTGAATGGGATAGGGCACGCCTGGAATCTGGTTCTTGTGGATGGCGAGTACACTTATGTTGATACGACATGGGGAGATTCTTCATACCAGAAGCTTGAAGCGGGAGATGACAATTCCCAAAAGCTGCCTCTGATAAATTATACATATCTTTGCTGCACAACTCAGGATATTGAGAAGACTCACGTTATAGCCGAGACTCTTCCGGTTCCGGAGTGCACTTCAATGAAAAACAATTATTATGTCAGAGAGGGCGAGTATTTCACAGAGGTTGACATGAATGCACTCGAAAACCTCTTTAAGAGAAGCTATGCCATAGGCAGTAATAATGTGACAATCAAGTGCAGCACCAAAAACATCTATGATGAATTTAAGAAAACTCTTTTTACGGATAAAACAGTTTTCAGATTAATGGAAGGCTCAAATAATACTGTTTCATATTCAAGCTTTGAGACGCAATACATACTCGTAATTTGGCTATATTGA
- a CDS encoding ECF-type riboflavin transporter substrate-binding protein codes for MKKLGVKSIVAIGIGAALFFVLGRFVAIPSPVPNTNISIQYGLLAFIAAVFGPIPGALAGLIGHFFIDFSYGWGVWWSWVIASAVFGCLMGIVTMKLRIDEGEFGTRGIITFNIGQAIAHAISWIVVAPVLDILMFQEPANKVFLQGVTGAIINIITTAVVGTILCIAYSKAIPKKGSLTQEN; via the coding sequence ATGAAAAAACTAGGGGTAAAATCAATTGTAGCTATTGGTATCGGTGCGGCACTTTTCTTTGTACTTGGCAGATTCGTTGCAATCCCGAGTCCTGTGCCGAACACTAACATTTCAATCCAGTATGGTCTGCTTGCATTTATCGCAGCTGTTTTCGGACCTATTCCGGGAGCTCTTGCAGGCCTGATCGGACACTTCTTTATTGACTTCAGCTATGGCTGGGGAGTGTGGTGGAGCTGGGTTATAGCTTCAGCAGTATTTGGCTGCCTCATGGGAATTGTGACCATGAAACTAAGGATAGATGAAGGCGAGTTCGGTACAAGGGGCATTATCACTTTTAACATTGGTCAGGCCATTGCACATGCTATTTCATGGATAGTTGTTGCACCTGTTCTGGACATCCTTATGTTCCAGGAACCTGCTAACAAGGTATTTCTTCAGGGCGTTACCGGCGCGATCATCAACATCATTACAACTGCTGTTGTTGGAACTATTCTTTGTATAGCTTATTCCAAGGCAATCCCTAAGAAGGGCAGTCTTACACAAGAAAACTGA
- a CDS encoding PBECR4 domain-containing protein, whose amino-acid sequence MEVQISFKERVKNCAIENAPKFNDNFINYEYCIISKAFSDSGYYITKALDGNYLHLVGVNTSMPPDTFFKKCLNRTLSENDFDFVKRGVGKNALKGTVREKIRVLPNMVEIIPC is encoded by the coding sequence ATGGAAGTACAAATTTCATTTAAAGAACGAGTAAAAAACTGCGCAATAGAAAATGCTCCCAAATTTAATGATAATTTTATCAATTATGAATATTGCATCATATCAAAGGCTTTTAGTGATTCTGGATATTATATAACAAAAGCATTAGATGGTAATTATTTGCATCTTGTAGGTGTTAATACTTCTATGCCACCTGATACATTTTTTAAGAAATGTTTAAATAGGACACTTTCTGAAAACGACTTTGATTTCGTCAAAAGAGGTGTTGGCAAAAATGCATTAAAAGGTACTGTAAGAGAGAAAATACGTGTTTTGCCTAATATGGTTGAGATAATTCCCTGTTGA
- a CDS encoding Asp23/Gls24 family envelope stress response protein, with translation MEKEVQNNTLTKAKGIGSVKIADDVVAKIAALAALEIDGVSAMAGNYTSETIEKVGPMNLQKSSKIFLNNGKVRVDMSILMDYSYNIPATSKKVQDKVKNSIESMTGLEVTDVNVRIAGITMPE, from the coding sequence ATGGAAAAAGAAGTACAGAATAATACACTTACAAAAGCAAAGGGTATTGGATCTGTTAAAATTGCTGACGACGTAGTTGCAAAGATTGCTGCACTTGCAGCGCTTGAGATTGATGGCGTAAGCGCAATGGCAGGTAATTATACAAGTGAGACTATTGAGAAGGTTGGACCTATGAACCTTCAGAAGAGCTCCAAAATTTTCCTGAACAATGGTAAGGTTCGCGTGGATATGTCCATACTTATGGATTACAGCTATAACATTCCCGCAACCAGCAAGAAGGTACAGGATAAGGTTAAGAACTCGATTGAGAGTATGACAGGACTTGAAGTAACTGACGTTAATGTCCGCATTGCCGGAATTACTATGCCGGAATAA